The DNA region TAAGTAGGCGTTATCTTCAACAGTACGAGTAATTGGTCCGATTTGGTCTAAAGAAGAAGCAAAAGCGACAAGTCCGAAACGAGATACGCGTCCGTATGTAGGTTTTAAACCAACGACACCACAGAAAGCTGCTGGTTGGCGGATGGAACCACCTGTGTCGGAACCTAGGGCAAACGGAACTTCTCCCGCAGCCACCGCTGCAGCTGATCCTCCGGAAGAACCACCTGGTACCGTTTCTAAATTCCAAGGGTTATGCGTTTTATGGAAGCCAGAGTTTTCCGTGGAGGAACCCATAGCGAATTCGTCCATGTTTAACTTACCGATTGTAATCGTTTCGGCTTCATGGAGTTTATTCATTACCGTAGCATCGTAAATCGGGTCAAAGTTTTCTAAAATTTTACTTGCACAAGTGGTGCGTAACCCTTTTGTCACGATGTTATCTTTAATACCGATTGGCATACCGAACAGCAAACCTTTAGGCTCGTCGGTTGCTAATTTTTCATCTAATTGCTTCGCTTTTTCGCGTGCGCGTTCTTCGTCTAACGTAAGAAACGCCTTTACTTTATCTTCTACTTCATGAATGCGTTTATATGATTCATCGACTAAGTCAGATACGGAGATTTCTTTTTTAACTAAGCGTTCATGAAGCTCTGAAACTTTATAATCGAAAAGAGACATCCAGTTTCCCTCCTTACTCTAAAACTGATGGAACCTTTATTTGGCCATCTTGATGGTCTGGTGCGTTCTTTAATACTTCTTCACGTGGTAAACCTGGTTGTGGTACGTCTTCACGCATCACGTTTTTCATATCAAGCACGTGAGAAGTTGGTGGAACATTGGTTGTATCTAATTCATTTAATTGCTCAGCAAACGTAATGATCGCATCTAGCTGTTGCTGGAACTTCGCAGCTTCTTCTTCCGTAATTGCTAAGCGCGCAAGATGGGCGACGTGTTTTACTTGGTCTAATGAAATTCTGGACATGTGCTTCACCTCCGATTTTGGTTCGAACAATAACAATATTATTGATAATATCAAAACAACGCGCTTGTAGGCAATAAACCTTCCCTTCCATCATTGCCATAACCATGTTTATTTTATCACATGTGTACATAGATTGGATGAACGAATCGTTCATGCTTGAACAAGAGAATGAGCATATTTTATTTAGAGTTCTCCCAGCTTTTATTTGCAGTTGGAACCGAATTTTTTGCAGTTTCTACATCAGCTTTTGCACTTTTCACCGTTTCTTTTGCGGTTTCTACATCGGCTTTTGCACTTTTCACCGTTTCTTTTGCAGTTTTTTCGTCGGCTTTTGCACTTTCTGTTACTTGGTTCAGTTTCAGCATTGTGCTTGTACTTTACACGACCTGGTTTACACTTTCGGACATTTGGCTTGCACTTTCCGCCACCTGGCTTGCACTTTCGGACATTTGGCTTGCACTTTCCCGCCACCCGGTTTACAGTTTTCTATTCCAAATACAAAAAGCCCTTCGATTTGAAAAATCAAAGGGCTTTTGTCATCTTAATGAACTTAGACCTCTACAAATTGCTCTTCTTCGGTAGAGCCTTTCAGAGCCGTTGTCGATGAAGTGCCACCCGAAATGACCATCGATACTTCATCAAAATAGCCAGTTCCAACTTCACGCTGATGCTTCGTTGCCGTGTAACCGTATTTTTCGCTCGCAAATTCGGCTTGCTGTAATTCGGAGTAGGCAGCCATCCCTTGTTCTTTGTATTTGCGGGCTAATTCGAACATGCTGTAGTTGAGAGCATGGAATCCTGCAAGAGTAACAAATTGGAATTTGTAGCCCATCTTTCCGAGTTCTTGTTGGAATTTAGCAATCGTTTCGTCGTCTAATTTCTTTTTCCAGTTAAATGAAGGCGAGCAGTTATAGGCTAACAGTTTGCCAGGGAACTTTTCATGAATCGCTTCAGCGAACGCTTTCGCTTCTTCGAGATTTGGTTCGGATGTCTCACACCAAATTAAATCGGCATATGGCGCGTATGCTAATCCTCGGGCAATCGCTTGGTCTAAGCCAGCTTTTGTGCGGTAAAAGCCTTCTGGTGTCCGCTCACCCGTAATAAACGGTGCATCGTATGGGTCAATATCGCTCGTAATTAAGCTAGCAGCATTTGCATCCGTGCGGGCAATTAATACGGTTGGAACTCCCATCACATCCGCAGCGAGACGTGCCGAAATTAAGTTTTTCACCGCTGTTTGTGTCGGAAGCAACACTTTTCCTCCGAGATGCCCACATTTTTTCTCCGAAGATAGTTGGTCTTCAAAATGAACACCGGCCGCTCCTGCTTCGATCATCGCTTTCATTAATTCAAAGACGTTTAATTGTCCGCCAAACCCAGCTTCTGCATCTGCAACAATTGGCGCGAACCAATCGACGGAGTTATCCCCTTCTAAATGGTGAATTTGATCGGCACGCTGCAACGCTTGGTTAATACGCTTCACAACGTGAGGAACACTGTTTGCCGGATACAAGCTTTGGTCCGGATACATTTGCCCAGCTAAGTTTGCATCGGCTGCAACTTGCCATCCGCTTAAATAAATGGCTTTAAGACCTGCTTTGACTTGCTGCACCGCCTGATTTCCTGTTAACGCTCCAAGGGCATTAATGTAATCTTCTTCATGAAGCAGCTTCCACAGTTTTTCCGCTCCTCTTTTCGCGAGCGTATATTCAATATCAATGGACCCCCGTAATTTGATCACATCTTCTGCTGTATACGGACGCGTAATTCCTTTCCACCGTTCTTCCATCTCCCACTGTTCTTGTAATTTTTGAATACGTTCGTCTTTCATTGTTCATTCTCCCTTCAAATTTCATATTTTTATAGTTAAAAATGGGTTTATGATACGTATTTCATGGTGTAGTGATCTATTGGTGAAGATTGAATGCAGTTCTGAGGAGTGTATTGTAGGAATTATCAGTTTATTTACCAAAGCAGCACTTTACTTGCTCGAAATCACAATTTTTTTCTTCTGACCCCCGTGAAAGGAACACCCAACCTCTATTAACCAGGCCCATCTTTTATAAAATTTCGTAACCTGGTATTGTTAAAAAGTCGACAAAATCATCATTTAAAATGAGTTCGTCAAACAGTTTACTCGCCTCTTCAAAACGCCCTTTTTCATACGCTTCATCGCCAATTTCTTGCCGAATCTTTGCAAGTTCTTCTTCTTTCCATTGCTGGTACAGTTCTTTCGTTACTTTTCGTCCATCATTGAGCGTTCCTTTTGGATGGCGAATCCATTGCCATAGTTGAGCCCGAGAGATTTCTGCTGTTGCCGCATCTTCCATTAAGTTGTGAATCGGTACGGCCCCTCTTCCAGAAAGCCAAGCGGCAATATAACGAATTCCAACATCAATATTTAAACGAACGCCTTGTTCGGTAATTTCGCCCTTAGGTACTTCAAGTAAGTCTTCCTCTGTTACTTCTAAGTCTTCCAGCCGTTTCGTCCGGATTTGGTTAGGCTCTTTCATTTCTTTATTAAATACATCCATCGCCACAGGAACTAAGGCCGGATGGGCGACCCATGTGCCGTCGTGACCATCACGTGCTTCCCGCTCTTTATCCAAACGTACCTTTTCAAAAGCGATGCGATTTTTTTCTTCATCCCCTTTAACCGGAATTTGGGCGGCCATTCCCCCAATCGCCGGTGCTTGCCGACGATGGCATGTTTTAATTGTTAGTAATGAGTACGCACGCATAAACGGTACGGTCATCGTCACTTGCGAACGGTCTGGTAATAACACATCTGGTTGATTTCGCAATTTCTTTAAGTAACTAAAAATATAGTCCCAGCGACCACAGTTAAGTCCGGCAGAATGTTCTTTTAGTTCGTACAAGATTTCGTCCATTTCAAAAGCCGCCATAATCGTTTCAATCAGCACCGTCGCTTTGATCGTACCTCGTGGAAGACCAATGTA from Bacillus sp. (in: firmicutes) includes:
- the aceA gene encoding isocitrate lyase, which produces MKDERIQKLQEQWEMEERWKGITRPYTAEDVIKLRGSIDIEYTLAKRGAEKLWKLLHEEDYINALGALTGNQAVQQVKAGLKAIYLSGWQVAADANLAGQMYPDQSLYPANSVPHVVKRINQALQRADQIHHLEGDNSVDWFAPIVADAEAGFGGQLNVFELMKAMIEAGAAGVHFEDQLSSEKKCGHLGGKVLLPTQTAVKNLISARLAADVMGVPTVLIARTDANAASLITSDIDPYDAPFITGERTPEGFYRTKAGLDQAIARGLAYAPYADLIWCETSEPNLEEAKAFAEAIHEKFPGKLLAYNCSPSFNWKKKLDDETIAKFQQELGKMGYKFQFVTLAGFHALNYSMFELARKYKEQGMAAYSELQQAEFASEKYGYTATKHQREVGTGYFDEVSMVISGGTSSTTALKGSTEEEQFVEV
- the gatC gene encoding Asp-tRNA(Asn)/Glu-tRNA(Gln) amidotransferase subunit GatC produces the protein MSRISLDQVKHVAHLARLAITEEEAAKFQQQLDAIITFAEQLNELDTTNVPPTSHVLDMKNVMREDVPQPGLPREEVLKNAPDHQDGQIKVPSVLE
- the aceB gene encoding malate synthase A, producing MKLSETAGIHIEADNKAGYESILTDEALQFIEQLERRFGPQRKELLQRRKERQEAIHRGELPRFLPETESIRKSDWVISPLPEDLKDRRVEITGPVDRKMIINALNSGAKVFMACFEDATSPTWSNIIQGQVNLRDAVEGTISFTNEQGKVYKLNDNPAVLVVRPRGLHLEEKHITVDRQPISASLVDFGLYFFHNARRLIEKGSGPYFYLPKLESHLEARWWNDVFLYAQKYIGLPRGTIKATVLIETIMAAFEMDEILYELKEHSAGLNCGRWDYIFSYLKKLRNQPDVLLPDRSQVTMTVPFMRAYSLLTIKTCHRRQAPAIGGMAAQIPVKGDEEKNRIAFEKVRLDKEREARDGHDGTWVAHPALVPVAMDVFNKEMKEPNQIRTKRLEDLEVTEEDLLEVPKGEITEQGVRLNIDVGIRYIAAWLSGRGAVPIHNLMEDAATAEISRAQLWQWIRHPKGTLNDGRKVTKELYQQWKEEELAKIRQEIGDEAYEKGRFEEASKLFDELILNDDFVDFLTIPGYEIL